Proteins encoded in a region of the Elaeis guineensis isolate ETL-2024a chromosome 7, EG11, whole genome shotgun sequence genome:
- the LOC105048304 gene encoding uncharacterized protein isoform X1 — MEVILVEESNYRREHILISQPSPSLIEPRLIEHAKTDGVQGTETCDHFSIRCSGCDLSIPVFIYTYLCGGYVAEIRKTDPKTCWPFSMFHDQASDKHISLLPPLPVTKFKCWDCQNCWRKANNCATTRATEAPSNIQDIEAKNGTYFLRNTFISFHANDKELLPGFHQLCEEKIVDDRLIEAGSSVNVTKGECHPSANCGKNMNNYVITGADTEGLQAAKASQGRCELIQNLSSDKPTYIVTQGEACHMEGREEQNVISTANTFEASYCEDMVNAKSKETEVVSESTDVRMVAGPSFIDGISFGEKDEQLVREMVKTKEQCKKAARETEVPLGNNIGIPEVDYQIVVAAHVSELDSKGLDESDNETSDNNVAKPVVASDGNLQQKKARKVRLLDDIMRSEELRSSGKFHISDGNEEANQIEDRIDRRPHLSRMKDRHFGTEIHHTFPETKVKSWKRKYIDLENVDDGSSLMHWLENAREKVKTNNRYREIKHTDAAAHASAENNVMHSLKASGAKEHKQNAIARITLNAMHQGYLLPQQEDKTNKGIVIIDGKATKRMNAKAIHSKSKITTKPGRNLLHGPKTYHSTNEKVTLRKKKKKEHQTENEESSQIYLLKGQKNVTEEQETTQTCERGALDDIPMDIVELLAKNQHERRLMNAKASTVSTHNLLDRTEVMGDNHVLNVTEGYGDKVLDAVHKNLFQQNSLRNNAGNSVWTALRNDKNADEIMEDDYATSHGRQNDHRNLNQEELISATAGSLMPLKCRGHARLCMMDTKKNCHSQYHSQRKVGLQMLESCHKNAQGKSPVLLDRTTLGSNTQKVHAGLNHMNMFGHNTLLQKNPKTVSLDIDYSKKVDQAKIHLQNRKESDSAVTSFVEAGNACDLEMVRPHDLYTDENIPALYLLGLMNSAKWSSAFLQDLPHANHKGSHQEFYLCCTDQCKLIDLQPSGKSSQAAKPSLTVQHPHQVQHQEISCKPYRPLPRVGVLGSLLQKEITSPLDDSRTQSGFRIRYSNKMKSLEASRKETSELSCSKNRARVPNALSPISRNKNSKCPFSVVNSNVHPGCSSARNDKIGAEMSSKRAAVQPLSNYCEKEICIINRNPADFTIFDEANEYIIESDNMHTRHTTPTEKPQRIFHPDGQKIHKVRRFTALNGLMRS, encoded by the exons ATGGAAGTAATTCTTGTAGAGGAGAGCAATTATAGAAGGGAGCATATTCTTATATCCCAGCCTAGCCCTTCACTAATAGAACCGAGACTCATTGAGCATGCTAAGACTGATGGTGTTCAAGGGACAGAAACTTGTGACCATTTTTCCATTCG GTGCAGCGGCTGTGATTTGTCCATCCCCGTCTTTATCTATACATACCTTTGCGG TGGATATGTTGCTGAGATTCGTAAGACAGACCCAAAGACATGTTGGCCATTCTCTATGTTTCATGACCAAGCATCAGATAAACATATCAGCCTCCTACCTCCTCTACCTGTGACTAAATTTAAATGTTGGGATTGCCAAAACTGTTGGCGTAAAGCTAATAATTGTGCCACAACAAGAGCAACTGAAGCTCCTTCTAATATTCAGGATATTGAAGCAAAAAATGGCACTTATTTTCTTAGAAACACCTTCATATCCTTTCATGCTAATGACAAAGAGTTGCTTCCTGGCTTTCATCAACTATGTGAAGAGAAAATTGTAGATGATAGACTAATTGAAGCAGGTAGTTCTGTTAATGTGACTAAAGGTGAATGTCACCCATCAGCAAATTGTGGCAAGAATATGAACAACTATGTAATTACAGGTGCAGATACAGAAG GTTTGCAAGCAGCCAAAGCTAGCCAAGGTAGGTGTGAACTGATCCAGAATCTATCAAGTGACAAGCCTACATACATCGTAACACAAGGTGAAGCATGCCAcatggaaggaagagaagaacaaAATGTGATATCAACAGCAAACACTTTTGAGGCTTCGTATTGTGAGGACATGGTAAATGCTAAATCAAAGGAGACTGAAGTAGTCAGTGAAAGTACTGATGTCAGGATGGTTGCtggtccttcatttattgatggtATATCATTTGGGGAGAAAGATGAACAATTGGTTAGGGAAATGGTCAAGACAAAAGAACAATGTAAGAAAGCAGCCAGAGAAACTGAGGTGCCACTGGGAAACAATATTGGTATTCCAGAAGTTGATTATCAAATTGTTGTTGCAGCTCATGTCTCTGAACTGGACTCCAAGGGGTTAGATGAAAGTGACAATGAAACATCTGACAATAATGTGGCCAAGCCAGTGGTCGCATCTGATGGAAACCTGCAACAGAAAAAGGCTAGGAAGGTGCGTCTATTAGATGACATCATGAGAAGTGAGGAGTTGCGCTCATCTGGTAAGTTTCATATCTCTGATGGTAATGAAGAGGCCAATCAAATCGAGGACAGAATTGATAGAAGGCCACATTTATCGAGAATGAAAGATCGACATTTTGGTACTGAAATTCATCATACTTTCCCAGAAACCAAAGTGAAGTCTTGGAAGAGGAAATATATAGATCTTGAAAATGTAGATGATGGATCGTCTCTAATGCACTGGCTAGAAAATGCGCGTGAGAAAGTAAAGACAAACAACAGATATAGAGAAATCAAGCACACTGATGCTGCAGCACATGCATCAGCTGAAAATAATGTAATGCATAGCCTCAAAGCCTCTGGGGCCAAAGAACACAAGCAAAATGCTATTGCACGTATAACGCTTAATGCAATGCATCAGGGCTACCTCTTGCCCCAACAAGAAGATAAGACTAACAAGGGCATTGTGATTATCGATGGTAAAGCAACCAAACGAATGAATGCCAAAGCAATTCATTCCAAGTCAAAAATAACAACAAAACCTGGGAGGAACTTGCTTCATGGTCCAAAAACTTATCACAGCACCAATGAAAAGGTCACcttgagaaagaagaaaaagaaggaacatCAAACTGAAAATGAAGAATCTTCCCAGATATACTTGTTAAAG GGGCAAAAAAATGTTACAGAAGAGCAGGAAACTACACAGACATGCGAGCGGGGAGCTTTAGATGACATCCCAATGGACATTGTTGAACTCTTGGCCAAAAATCAACATGAAAGACGGCTGATGAATGCTAAGGCTTCAACGGTGAGTACACATAACCTATTGGATAGGACTGAAGTCATGGGGGATAATCATGTTTTGAATGTCACTGAAGGCTATGGGGACAAGGTACTGGATGCAGTACATAAGAACCTTTTCCAGCAAAATTCTCTGAGGAATAATGCAGGAAATAGTGTTTGGACTGCTCTGAGAAATGACAAGAATGCTGATGAAATCATGGAAGATGACTATGCTACGAGCCATGGTAGACAAAATGATCACAgaaatctaaatcaagaagagCTTATCAGTGCCACTGCAGGGTCCCTAATGCCTTTGAAATGTAGAGGTCATGCTAGACTTTGTATGATGGATACAAAGAAAAATTGCCATTCACAATATCACAGCCAGAGGAAAGTGGGGTTGCAGATGTTAGAATCATGTCATAAAAATGCCCAGGGCAAATCGCCCGTGCTATTAGACAGAACCACCTTAGGAAGCAATACTCAAAAGGTCCATGCTGGTTTGAATCATATGAATATGTTTGGCCATAATACTTTACTTCAAAAAAACCCAAAGACAGTTTCACTCGATATTGATTATTCGAAAAAAGTGGACCAAGCTAAAATTCACCTCCAAAATAGGAAAGAGAGTGATTCAGCAGTGACATCTTTTGTAGAGGCAGGAAATGCATGTGATTTAGAAATGGTGAGGCCGCACGATCTATATACAGATGAAAACATACCAGCATTGTACTTGCTTGGGCTAATGAATTCAGCGAAATGGTCAAGTGCGTTTCTTCAAGATCTGCCACATGCAAACCATAAAGGATCTCATCAGGAGTTTTATCTTTGTTGTACTGATCAATGTAAATTGATTGACTTACAACCCAGCGGTAAAAGTAGTCAGGCTGCAAAGCCTTCATTGACAGTTCAACACCCTCATCAAGTTCAGCATCAAGAAATTTCTTGCAAACCATACCGTCCACTTCCAAGAGTTGGTGTTTTGGGGTCTTTGCTGCAGAAGGAAATCACAAGCCCTTTGGACGATTCGAGAACTCAATCTGGTTTCAGAATCAGATATTCTAACAAAATGAAATCTCTTGAAGCTAGTAGAAAGGAAACTTCTGAACTTTCGTGCTCCAAAAATCGGGCTAGAGTTCCGAATGCCCTAAGCCCTATTTCCAGAAACAAGAATTCTAAATGCCCTTTTTCTGTTGTAAATTCTAATGTGCATCCTGGATGTTCTTCTGCAAGGAATGACAAAATTGGTGCAGAGATGAGCAGCAAAAGAGCAGCAGTTCAGCCCCTGAGTAACTATTGTGAAAAGGAAATATGCATCATTAACAGAAATCCTGCCGACTTTACCATATTTGATGAGGCCAATGAATATATCATAGAGAGTGATAATATGCACACGAGACATACTACCCCCACTGAGAAACCACAGCGTATATTTCATCCTGATGGACAGAAAATCCATAAAGTGAGGAGATTTACTGCTCTAAATGGGTTAATGAGAAGCTGA
- the LOC105048304 gene encoding uncharacterized protein isoform X5 has translation MFHDQASDKHISLLPPLPVTKFKCWDCQNCWRKANNCATTRATEAPSNIQDIEAKNGTYFLRNTFISFHANDKELLPGFHQLCEEKIVDDRLIEAGSSVNVTKGECHPSANCGKNMNNYVITGADTEGLQAAKASQGRCELIQNLSSDKPTYIVTQGEACHMEGREEQNVISTANTFEASYCEDMVNAKSKETEVVSESTDVRMVAGPSFIDGISFGEKDEQLVREMVKTKEQCKKAARETEVPLGNNIGIPEVDYQIVVAAHVSELDSKGLDESDNETSDNNVAKPVVASDGNLQQKKARKVRLLDDIMRSEELRSSGKFHISDGNEEANQIEDRIDRRPHLSRMKDRHFGTEIHHTFPETKVKSWKRKYIDLENVDDGSSLMHWLENAREKVKTNNRYREIKHTDAAAHASAENNVMHSLKASGAKEHKQNAIARITLNAMHQGYLLPQQEDKTNKGIVIIDGKATKRMNAKAIHSKSKITTKPGRNLLHGPKTYHSTNEKVTLRKKKKKEHQTENEESSQIYLLKGQKNVTEEQETTQTCERGALDDIPMDIVELLAKNQHERRLMNAKASTVSTHNLLDRTEVMGDNHVLNVTEGYGDKVLDAVHKNLFQQNSLRNNAGNSVWTALRNDKNADEIMEDDYATSHGRQNDHRNLNQEELISATAGSLMPLKCRGHARLCMMDTKKNCHSQYHSQRKVGLQMLESCHKNAQGKSPVLLDRTTLGSNTQKVHAGLNHMNMFGHNTLLQKNPKTVSLDIDYSKKVDQAKIHLQNRKESDSAVTSFVEAGNACDLEMVRPHDLYTDENIPALYLLGLMNSAKWSSAFLQDLPHANHKGSHQEFYLCCTDQCKLIDLQPSGKSSQAAKPSLTVQHPHQVQHQEISCKPYRPLPRVGVLGSLLQKEITSPLDDSRTQSGFRIRYSNKMKSLEASRKETSELSCSKNRARVPNALSPISRNKNSKCPFSVVNSNVHPGCSSARNDKIGAEMSSKRAAVQPLSNYCEKEICIINRNPADFTIFDEANEYIIESDNMHTRHTTPTEKPQRIFHPDGQKIHKVRRFTALNGLMRS, from the exons ATGTTTCATGACCAAGCATCAGATAAACATATCAGCCTCCTACCTCCTCTACCTGTGACTAAATTTAAATGTTGGGATTGCCAAAACTGTTGGCGTAAAGCTAATAATTGTGCCACAACAAGAGCAACTGAAGCTCCTTCTAATATTCAGGATATTGAAGCAAAAAATGGCACTTATTTTCTTAGAAACACCTTCATATCCTTTCATGCTAATGACAAAGAGTTGCTTCCTGGCTTTCATCAACTATGTGAAGAGAAAATTGTAGATGATAGACTAATTGAAGCAGGTAGTTCTGTTAATGTGACTAAAGGTGAATGTCACCCATCAGCAAATTGTGGCAAGAATATGAACAACTATGTAATTACAGGTGCAGATACAGAAG GTTTGCAAGCAGCCAAAGCTAGCCAAGGTAGGTGTGAACTGATCCAGAATCTATCAAGTGACAAGCCTACATACATCGTAACACAAGGTGAAGCATGCCAcatggaaggaagagaagaacaaAATGTGATATCAACAGCAAACACTTTTGAGGCTTCGTATTGTGAGGACATGGTAAATGCTAAATCAAAGGAGACTGAAGTAGTCAGTGAAAGTACTGATGTCAGGATGGTTGCtggtccttcatttattgatggtATATCATTTGGGGAGAAAGATGAACAATTGGTTAGGGAAATGGTCAAGACAAAAGAACAATGTAAGAAAGCAGCCAGAGAAACTGAGGTGCCACTGGGAAACAATATTGGTATTCCAGAAGTTGATTATCAAATTGTTGTTGCAGCTCATGTCTCTGAACTGGACTCCAAGGGGTTAGATGAAAGTGACAATGAAACATCTGACAATAATGTGGCCAAGCCAGTGGTCGCATCTGATGGAAACCTGCAACAGAAAAAGGCTAGGAAGGTGCGTCTATTAGATGACATCATGAGAAGTGAGGAGTTGCGCTCATCTGGTAAGTTTCATATCTCTGATGGTAATGAAGAGGCCAATCAAATCGAGGACAGAATTGATAGAAGGCCACATTTATCGAGAATGAAAGATCGACATTTTGGTACTGAAATTCATCATACTTTCCCAGAAACCAAAGTGAAGTCTTGGAAGAGGAAATATATAGATCTTGAAAATGTAGATGATGGATCGTCTCTAATGCACTGGCTAGAAAATGCGCGTGAGAAAGTAAAGACAAACAACAGATATAGAGAAATCAAGCACACTGATGCTGCAGCACATGCATCAGCTGAAAATAATGTAATGCATAGCCTCAAAGCCTCTGGGGCCAAAGAACACAAGCAAAATGCTATTGCACGTATAACGCTTAATGCAATGCATCAGGGCTACCTCTTGCCCCAACAAGAAGATAAGACTAACAAGGGCATTGTGATTATCGATGGTAAAGCAACCAAACGAATGAATGCCAAAGCAATTCATTCCAAGTCAAAAATAACAACAAAACCTGGGAGGAACTTGCTTCATGGTCCAAAAACTTATCACAGCACCAATGAAAAGGTCACcttgagaaagaagaaaaagaaggaacatCAAACTGAAAATGAAGAATCTTCCCAGATATACTTGTTAAAG GGGCAAAAAAATGTTACAGAAGAGCAGGAAACTACACAGACATGCGAGCGGGGAGCTTTAGATGACATCCCAATGGACATTGTTGAACTCTTGGCCAAAAATCAACATGAAAGACGGCTGATGAATGCTAAGGCTTCAACGGTGAGTACACATAACCTATTGGATAGGACTGAAGTCATGGGGGATAATCATGTTTTGAATGTCACTGAAGGCTATGGGGACAAGGTACTGGATGCAGTACATAAGAACCTTTTCCAGCAAAATTCTCTGAGGAATAATGCAGGAAATAGTGTTTGGACTGCTCTGAGAAATGACAAGAATGCTGATGAAATCATGGAAGATGACTATGCTACGAGCCATGGTAGACAAAATGATCACAgaaatctaaatcaagaagagCTTATCAGTGCCACTGCAGGGTCCCTAATGCCTTTGAAATGTAGAGGTCATGCTAGACTTTGTATGATGGATACAAAGAAAAATTGCCATTCACAATATCACAGCCAGAGGAAAGTGGGGTTGCAGATGTTAGAATCATGTCATAAAAATGCCCAGGGCAAATCGCCCGTGCTATTAGACAGAACCACCTTAGGAAGCAATACTCAAAAGGTCCATGCTGGTTTGAATCATATGAATATGTTTGGCCATAATACTTTACTTCAAAAAAACCCAAAGACAGTTTCACTCGATATTGATTATTCGAAAAAAGTGGACCAAGCTAAAATTCACCTCCAAAATAGGAAAGAGAGTGATTCAGCAGTGACATCTTTTGTAGAGGCAGGAAATGCATGTGATTTAGAAATGGTGAGGCCGCACGATCTATATACAGATGAAAACATACCAGCATTGTACTTGCTTGGGCTAATGAATTCAGCGAAATGGTCAAGTGCGTTTCTTCAAGATCTGCCACATGCAAACCATAAAGGATCTCATCAGGAGTTTTATCTTTGTTGTACTGATCAATGTAAATTGATTGACTTACAACCCAGCGGTAAAAGTAGTCAGGCTGCAAAGCCTTCATTGACAGTTCAACACCCTCATCAAGTTCAGCATCAAGAAATTTCTTGCAAACCATACCGTCCACTTCCAAGAGTTGGTGTTTTGGGGTCTTTGCTGCAGAAGGAAATCACAAGCCCTTTGGACGATTCGAGAACTCAATCTGGTTTCAGAATCAGATATTCTAACAAAATGAAATCTCTTGAAGCTAGTAGAAAGGAAACTTCTGAACTTTCGTGCTCCAAAAATCGGGCTAGAGTTCCGAATGCCCTAAGCCCTATTTCCAGAAACAAGAATTCTAAATGCCCTTTTTCTGTTGTAAATTCTAATGTGCATCCTGGATGTTCTTCTGCAAGGAATGACAAAATTGGTGCAGAGATGAGCAGCAAAAGAGCAGCAGTTCAGCCCCTGAGTAACTATTGTGAAAAGGAAATATGCATCATTAACAGAAATCCTGCCGACTTTACCATATTTGATGAGGCCAATGAATATATCATAGAGAGTGATAATATGCACACGAGACATACTACCCCCACTGAGAAACCACAGCGTATATTTCATCCTGATGGACAGAAAATCCATAAAGTGAGGAGATTTACTGCTCTAAATGGGTTAATGAGAAGCTGA
- the LOC105048304 gene encoding uncharacterized protein isoform X2: MEVILVEESNYRREHILISQPSPSLIEPRLIEHAKTDGVQGTETCDHFSIRCSGCDLSIPVFIYTYLCGGYVAEIRKTDPKTCWPFSMFHDQASDKHISLLPPLPVTKFKCWDCQNCWRKANNCATTRATEAPSNIQDIEAKNGTYFLRNTFISFHANDKELLPGFHQLCEEKIVDDRLIEAGSSVNVTKGECHPSANCGKNMNNYVITGLQAAKASQGRCELIQNLSSDKPTYIVTQGEACHMEGREEQNVISTANTFEASYCEDMVNAKSKETEVVSESTDVRMVAGPSFIDGISFGEKDEQLVREMVKTKEQCKKAARETEVPLGNNIGIPEVDYQIVVAAHVSELDSKGLDESDNETSDNNVAKPVVASDGNLQQKKARKVRLLDDIMRSEELRSSGKFHISDGNEEANQIEDRIDRRPHLSRMKDRHFGTEIHHTFPETKVKSWKRKYIDLENVDDGSSLMHWLENAREKVKTNNRYREIKHTDAAAHASAENNVMHSLKASGAKEHKQNAIARITLNAMHQGYLLPQQEDKTNKGIVIIDGKATKRMNAKAIHSKSKITTKPGRNLLHGPKTYHSTNEKVTLRKKKKKEHQTENEESSQIYLLKGQKNVTEEQETTQTCERGALDDIPMDIVELLAKNQHERRLMNAKASTVSTHNLLDRTEVMGDNHVLNVTEGYGDKVLDAVHKNLFQQNSLRNNAGNSVWTALRNDKNADEIMEDDYATSHGRQNDHRNLNQEELISATAGSLMPLKCRGHARLCMMDTKKNCHSQYHSQRKVGLQMLESCHKNAQGKSPVLLDRTTLGSNTQKVHAGLNHMNMFGHNTLLQKNPKTVSLDIDYSKKVDQAKIHLQNRKESDSAVTSFVEAGNACDLEMVRPHDLYTDENIPALYLLGLMNSAKWSSAFLQDLPHANHKGSHQEFYLCCTDQCKLIDLQPSGKSSQAAKPSLTVQHPHQVQHQEISCKPYRPLPRVGVLGSLLQKEITSPLDDSRTQSGFRIRYSNKMKSLEASRKETSELSCSKNRARVPNALSPISRNKNSKCPFSVVNSNVHPGCSSARNDKIGAEMSSKRAAVQPLSNYCEKEICIINRNPADFTIFDEANEYIIESDNMHTRHTTPTEKPQRIFHPDGQKIHKVRRFTALNGLMRS; the protein is encoded by the exons ATGGAAGTAATTCTTGTAGAGGAGAGCAATTATAGAAGGGAGCATATTCTTATATCCCAGCCTAGCCCTTCACTAATAGAACCGAGACTCATTGAGCATGCTAAGACTGATGGTGTTCAAGGGACAGAAACTTGTGACCATTTTTCCATTCG GTGCAGCGGCTGTGATTTGTCCATCCCCGTCTTTATCTATACATACCTTTGCGG TGGATATGTTGCTGAGATTCGTAAGACAGACCCAAAGACATGTTGGCCATTCTCTATGTTTCATGACCAAGCATCAGATAAACATATCAGCCTCCTACCTCCTCTACCTGTGACTAAATTTAAATGTTGGGATTGCCAAAACTGTTGGCGTAAAGCTAATAATTGTGCCACAACAAGAGCAACTGAAGCTCCTTCTAATATTCAGGATATTGAAGCAAAAAATGGCACTTATTTTCTTAGAAACACCTTCATATCCTTTCATGCTAATGACAAAGAGTTGCTTCCTGGCTTTCATCAACTATGTGAAGAGAAAATTGTAGATGATAGACTAATTGAAGCAGGTAGTTCTGTTAATGTGACTAAAGGTGAATGTCACCCATCAGCAAATTGTGGCAAGAATATGAACAACTATGTAATTACAG GTTTGCAAGCAGCCAAAGCTAGCCAAGGTAGGTGTGAACTGATCCAGAATCTATCAAGTGACAAGCCTACATACATCGTAACACAAGGTGAAGCATGCCAcatggaaggaagagaagaacaaAATGTGATATCAACAGCAAACACTTTTGAGGCTTCGTATTGTGAGGACATGGTAAATGCTAAATCAAAGGAGACTGAAGTAGTCAGTGAAAGTACTGATGTCAGGATGGTTGCtggtccttcatttattgatggtATATCATTTGGGGAGAAAGATGAACAATTGGTTAGGGAAATGGTCAAGACAAAAGAACAATGTAAGAAAGCAGCCAGAGAAACTGAGGTGCCACTGGGAAACAATATTGGTATTCCAGAAGTTGATTATCAAATTGTTGTTGCAGCTCATGTCTCTGAACTGGACTCCAAGGGGTTAGATGAAAGTGACAATGAAACATCTGACAATAATGTGGCCAAGCCAGTGGTCGCATCTGATGGAAACCTGCAACAGAAAAAGGCTAGGAAGGTGCGTCTATTAGATGACATCATGAGAAGTGAGGAGTTGCGCTCATCTGGTAAGTTTCATATCTCTGATGGTAATGAAGAGGCCAATCAAATCGAGGACAGAATTGATAGAAGGCCACATTTATCGAGAATGAAAGATCGACATTTTGGTACTGAAATTCATCATACTTTCCCAGAAACCAAAGTGAAGTCTTGGAAGAGGAAATATATAGATCTTGAAAATGTAGATGATGGATCGTCTCTAATGCACTGGCTAGAAAATGCGCGTGAGAAAGTAAAGACAAACAACAGATATAGAGAAATCAAGCACACTGATGCTGCAGCACATGCATCAGCTGAAAATAATGTAATGCATAGCCTCAAAGCCTCTGGGGCCAAAGAACACAAGCAAAATGCTATTGCACGTATAACGCTTAATGCAATGCATCAGGGCTACCTCTTGCCCCAACAAGAAGATAAGACTAACAAGGGCATTGTGATTATCGATGGTAAAGCAACCAAACGAATGAATGCCAAAGCAATTCATTCCAAGTCAAAAATAACAACAAAACCTGGGAGGAACTTGCTTCATGGTCCAAAAACTTATCACAGCACCAATGAAAAGGTCACcttgagaaagaagaaaaagaaggaacatCAAACTGAAAATGAAGAATCTTCCCAGATATACTTGTTAAAG GGGCAAAAAAATGTTACAGAAGAGCAGGAAACTACACAGACATGCGAGCGGGGAGCTTTAGATGACATCCCAATGGACATTGTTGAACTCTTGGCCAAAAATCAACATGAAAGACGGCTGATGAATGCTAAGGCTTCAACGGTGAGTACACATAACCTATTGGATAGGACTGAAGTCATGGGGGATAATCATGTTTTGAATGTCACTGAAGGCTATGGGGACAAGGTACTGGATGCAGTACATAAGAACCTTTTCCAGCAAAATTCTCTGAGGAATAATGCAGGAAATAGTGTTTGGACTGCTCTGAGAAATGACAAGAATGCTGATGAAATCATGGAAGATGACTATGCTACGAGCCATGGTAGACAAAATGATCACAgaaatctaaatcaagaagagCTTATCAGTGCCACTGCAGGGTCCCTAATGCCTTTGAAATGTAGAGGTCATGCTAGACTTTGTATGATGGATACAAAGAAAAATTGCCATTCACAATATCACAGCCAGAGGAAAGTGGGGTTGCAGATGTTAGAATCATGTCATAAAAATGCCCAGGGCAAATCGCCCGTGCTATTAGACAGAACCACCTTAGGAAGCAATACTCAAAAGGTCCATGCTGGTTTGAATCATATGAATATGTTTGGCCATAATACTTTACTTCAAAAAAACCCAAAGACAGTTTCACTCGATATTGATTATTCGAAAAAAGTGGACCAAGCTAAAATTCACCTCCAAAATAGGAAAGAGAGTGATTCAGCAGTGACATCTTTTGTAGAGGCAGGAAATGCATGTGATTTAGAAATGGTGAGGCCGCACGATCTATATACAGATGAAAACATACCAGCATTGTACTTGCTTGGGCTAATGAATTCAGCGAAATGGTCAAGTGCGTTTCTTCAAGATCTGCCACATGCAAACCATAAAGGATCTCATCAGGAGTTTTATCTTTGTTGTACTGATCAATGTAAATTGATTGACTTACAACCCAGCGGTAAAAGTAGTCAGGCTGCAAAGCCTTCATTGACAGTTCAACACCCTCATCAAGTTCAGCATCAAGAAATTTCTTGCAAACCATACCGTCCACTTCCAAGAGTTGGTGTTTTGGGGTCTTTGCTGCAGAAGGAAATCACAAGCCCTTTGGACGATTCGAGAACTCAATCTGGTTTCAGAATCAGATATTCTAACAAAATGAAATCTCTTGAAGCTAGTAGAAAGGAAACTTCTGAACTTTCGTGCTCCAAAAATCGGGCTAGAGTTCCGAATGCCCTAAGCCCTATTTCCAGAAACAAGAATTCTAAATGCCCTTTTTCTGTTGTAAATTCTAATGTGCATCCTGGATGTTCTTCTGCAAGGAATGACAAAATTGGTGCAGAGATGAGCAGCAAAAGAGCAGCAGTTCAGCCCCTGAGTAACTATTGTGAAAAGGAAATATGCATCATTAACAGAAATCCTGCCGACTTTACCATATTTGATGAGGCCAATGAATATATCATAGAGAGTGATAATATGCACACGAGACATACTACCCCCACTGAGAAACCACAGCGTATATTTCATCCTGATGGACAGAAAATCCATAAAGTGAGGAGATTTACTGCTCTAAATGGGTTAATGAGAAGCTGA